Within Anolis sagrei isolate rAnoSag1 chromosome 3, rAnoSag1.mat, whole genome shotgun sequence, the genomic segment AggtctttttaatatttttaaatgaaagtaAGGCAAATAAAAATCCACCACTGTTCTTGGTCCAAGCTAAAAACAAACGATTGTCTATACATACTGTTTAAATGCATCTGTTTCTGAGAAGCGCTTAAAACCGACATTTCACAACAAAACACAAGTATAGAATTGTCCTTTAGATGTATTTTTAAGATGCTGCCAGGTTTCCATTTCTCCTAGAAGATATTCCTTCAGTGACTGGTAGATCACCTACACAGGTTGCATTTTCTTCATCATTACTAAAGCGTTCGTACGGATTTGGCAGAGTGCCATTCATCCCTCTATCATCTTTATGTAAAGACACTGGCAAATTTGCCAGGGTGAGGTTGACATCCTTAAAGGCATGCAATAAAAATATCCCCACTATGATAGTGAGAAAGCCACTAACTGTACCAATAATGTCGTCAGCTGCCATGTCTTCCCATTCCTTGAGGAGGATCGCAGAACAAGTTAAAACAGATGTTGTGAAGAATACATAATATATTGGCGTCACAACAGAAGTGTTGAATATGTCCAGGGACCTATTTAAATAATTGATCTGTGTGCTAACACAAACAATAAGGCTTAATAGGAGTATCCAAGCCAAAGGATGTTTCAGGACTGGTTGTCCAATAAAAAGTTCCTTTATAGCAATGCCCAAGCCTTTTACACAGGAAACGGACAAAGCTCCAATGACTGAGCAGATGGTTATGTACACAAGAATGTTTGTCTGCCCGTGCCGTGGTCCCACCACAAAGATCATTATTAAGGACACAATGACAACAAATGTTGCAAAGACAACAAAACCTGCAACGttaagaaagagaaaacaaatattAGCTTTACATTGTAAGGGCGTGAAGGAAAAGGTCTTTTGTTGGGAACCATGTCTGTCTAGGGATGGACAACACTTTTGGCCCCATGAGTGAATGCGTACAAAAGGGGGTTGGGGACCACATATGTCCCTTACCATATCTcagcataaagaaattaaaacTTGCTCACTCAGTCTTAAGATCGGGGATGGGAACCTTTGTGGGGGAGGAAGTTAACATTCAGGTTATTATTATCCTACTGATtatgggaaggggaaaggggacaAGAGCAGACCGCATGCAGTCCAAGGGTTCGGTAGAAGGAATGTAAGCTAAAGAAGTGAATGTACTGAAAAAGTCCTGCTGCTTTACCAAAGCTGCTGTTCTAATGCAATGGGGAAGGTTTGCACACAGGAGAAACAGTAAACATAGTAAAGGCTGAGTTCTGTTAACACTTGAATTTAATTTGATATTCCAATTCCTCACAATACAATTATTAGGTCCAAAAAGAGACTTTGTTTTCATTTAAATTTCTTCTAGCATCTAGAAGCCAAGTCTTCGAACAAACTGAAAAGTCTGCGGCATAAGGATGTTAATGGGTCCGTCAGTTGTAGCTATCACACTTGGTAAAGGCTGGAGAAATGCATCCTAGAACTGTGTATGGTGATCTTCAGCATTAGTGTCTGGATGCTGGCAGCAAAGCTGAGATTCTATCCATTGCAAAACATTTTGCGTAAGAGAAAGGAAATGCCCACTGCTTCGGGGCTAGGATAGGAATCAAGGCTCTACTAATGTCAAACTGCAGCTTCCAGCATTTCTTATCACTGCTGAGGCTGAATAGGGCTTGTGCAGAGACTGCATTTCAAAAGCATTTCCAAATCCAATCTTTCCACTCCTGACtcctttctgcctgagaaatttttatgtgatcccaggtatatagaataggtataaaatcaaacatttattggtaacaaatcagcatttgcaagacttgctaaacaggctatttttcctttttgtggagtacagctgaagcattttctgcacaatccgctgtaaacactgcatgctgttgctaacagatttatgtACATTagtggcattcagaaatcttttactgttgccaatttttgtgaCTCCTGACATTGGGGGACCCCATTTGAAGtcaggactcacagtttaagaagcaatggtcTAAACAACCACTATTCGCTTTACCATGCAAGACATAACATTattcagaaaccaacactttgttctctctttttcctctaaTACATGAACATGAAGATTCAGCTAACTATTTATTGCTATCTTTGTGGTCACAAAAGAAACCCAGTGGAGCATCTTCCAGTGTATTACTCTATTAATTACAAAGCTGAGCAGATGGCCACATTTTCTCACCTGGATCACCCAGTTTGTGGGACATTTCATTCAAGGTTTCTACTTCCTCTTCTTGGGGAGCATGGATGACCATCACAGTTGAACCCAGTATACTTAGCAAACATCCAATTTTTCCATGTAGATTAAGCTTTTCATTTAAAAAGTAAGATGAGAGAATGGCACTGAAAAATGTAAATACAAATTAGAATTCGTAGGACTGCTTATAACCCCTCATTTTAGTCAAGTTCAAAAGGTTACCTATTTTTAAGCATTGAGATTTTTAGAGCACCTTGGAGAttctaacataataataacaacaataacaacaacagcaacaactttattcttataccccaccaccatctcctcgaagggactcgggtggcttGCATATGG encodes:
- the NIPA2 gene encoding magnesium transporter NIPA2, whose product is MIDGSGKYDFYIGLILAMSSSLFIGGSFILKKKGLLRLARKGSMRAGQGGHAYLKEWLWWAGLLSMGAGEVANFAAYAFAPATLVTPLGALSVLVSAILSSYFLNEKLNLHGKIGCLLSILGSTVMVIHAPQEEEVETLNEMSHKLGDPGFVVFATFVVIVSLIMIFVVGPRHGQTNILVYITICSVIGALSVSCVKGLGIAIKELFIGQPVLKHPLAWILLLSLIVCVSTQINYLNRSLDIFNTSVVTPIYYVFFTTSVLTCSAILLKEWEDMAADDIIGTVSGFLTIIVGIFLLHAFKDVNLTLANLPVSLHKDDRGMNGTLPNPYERFSNDEENATCVGDLPVTEGISSRRNGNLAAS